The nucleotide window GTAGAAGGAGGCTGGGATCGTGTAAATAGAAGGTATAGAAACTTCATTAGGTGAAATCCATGAAGCTTGAGGAAATATGCCCGGAAAAATAGACTCCTGCAAATGAACCTCGTCTAACTTCATTCAAAAATGAAACTTAAAACTTTATAGAATCAAAATAGAAATGATTATCGAATGCCAATTCAACCAACTCAGGCTTCGGTTCTCCCCTTCTCTCGTCCCTCTAGTCAAGGGTTGAGCTAGGGGGCGGAAAGGGGTTCATCTGTATCCCTTCATGATGGAAAAATCACACTGCATGTAcactaattattttctttatgtaCATAAATATACTAGATGTTAAAAATTTTGCCTCTGCCACTACATCATCGTACATATGTAtatacttatgatttatattatgtattattcttaaactaattatttaaacttACCAAGAATAAAACACTTCCACAGTGCTTGACAACTTCAAGATTCATTCTGACATCATCCAAACTCCTGAAGTTACGGGTGTCAAATGAACAGATTGAGCAGGTCAAAGTTGGGGGGAATAATATATAACTCGTTCAAAGgttatttgaattaaagataaattgaatcaagaaaaattaaagaattagtCATATATAACTCAACCATCAAACTATTATCaacttttaatttctttgtttaattATCAAACAAAACTAGCaaacttttatatttctttatagagataatggtcaaaaacacacgtgataatttttttttacgaaTTTTTTATCTAAATTATTAAGTGTTTGCGTTTCCTATTCAACTACCACCAACTATTTATCAAAGTTGATCAGTTACCATGTGGACAATATTTTATGAGCAAATTAAGTTGTCACGAGCCTTTTAGCACTTGTATTCAAACACTTGATCTGGTCACTTTTGAAGTATGTTTTGATATATAGTTGATGATAGTTAAGATAGAAAACACAAACATATAATAGATTCGatataaaactcaaaaaataataatactttaGATATATTTTTGACCATTATCCTCTTTCCTCAATGCAAATGAATATTCATACTTACCTATGTACTTGgtcttcaaattcaaaatatgcTGCTAGACTATCCAACTGCCAAAAATATTATCACTCAAATTTTAGGATAAAATTTTTTGGATAAAAGGAAGGGTAATATGAATACTATATGATTTtagataattattatttattgtttatgtaaataaaatattaatccaCGGGATACTTACAACCTCTCACAAGTTCGAGCaagcataaaatatttttgtccatcaagtttattttgttgttgttgtgaattggTTGATTTTGGTTTTCTATTAGCAGAGACAGATacaagatttgaactttatgaGGCCAAATGCAGAATTCTATCACATTTCATATAATTCTGAATctacttttttttctatatatatattttttaatttcattttatgtgtcgtaatttaaatatgtatggaatttaaaaaataaaaaaacttttgaattttgtggtcttaatgTCAAATGAGATATTGGAATTCAGGAATTACTTAAGGGTGACAATATTAGCCCATGAAAACATGACATGCTCAACCTAATTGACACGCTCATTTATTAAGTCAAATTATTTTCACCCGCCTAATTAAGTCTATCTAAAAGTTGGGTGATATATAGCGCAAATtgaccattttttttaatacttagCTCATTTCAATCTAAGCAATAACCCGTTCATTTTATATTATCTCTAACATATTTTGACTCCCACAAATTCAGTCCAACTTGCCTACTATTTGACACACCTAGAATCACTAAATATAGAAAGTGACATTATTTTTGAAACACACTAAAAAAAGAGATGacataaatcaaaatagaaaaaacatgATTGATTCAACGGTATGAATCAAAATTACTAAATTCAGATGAATCCGTAACTATGGCACTAGGTCTGACGACCCTCCTTCCATGATCTACTCTAACTTCATTTACTACTAGGCAACACTCTCGAGTTTGCAAAATCATGTAACAACATTCACCAAAGTTATAAAGAGATATATACCTTCATGTTTCCAGCCCTCTTTCCAAACCATTTATTTAGCAATGGAAGTGAATCAATCAAGTGTCTATATTCTGGTGATGGCCTATTAATTCCATCAAATGCCTCTTTAATTTTAACACAATCAAATCTCTGAATATTGTGTCCAGCCCATATTTTCCCTGTgtcatcacaaaaaaaaagaagaagaaatatctcataatatttaatttttacataCCATCGAAGATTATAATAAGATagtaaaatacttttaaaagaGCGCTTGAATTGAACTTTAGGTATAGAGTCATTTCTATTGGTACATTTACATAGTTGGTTTTGTGAATTTGTTGATTAGTACATCTCCGATGCTGATAGGGCTGAGATCTAATATTCTTAaagtgaattttttaaaatataaatttagatTAATCAAGTCTCGTAGGGTGACAAACACTGAATGAgaatcttaaaaaaattatattttctacattACTAGTGTAAAAAAGAGCAAATTATTGCAAGAAACATCCCTAGTATATATTTGGGAAGGATCGCATCCCAGAGATACAAATTAAACGGCAGAGCAAGGAATTTTATTAAGAgacattaaaatattaaaaagtatttaaCATACCAAAAAATATAAGGAGATCAAATCAccacatatattaaaataattaaaattttgactaagctaaatagtgtaatttttcggCTACCTTGACATAGGTGGTTGCACCACGGAGTACAATGTAGGTAGAGCCACCTTGACTCAAGTTTCAGGAGTCTGGAGTCTAAaagacaatttttatttatcaaaaatttcAGAAGGGTAACAAGAATGCAAACAAATCAAAAAGGTACCCGTTAACTTTACCTTTTGGTTTGTTTCCATATTTTGTTACCCTTAGgtatttttgattaaaaaaaaaaaaagttgcctTTTATGCTCTAAACTCCAAGTTTCAGTGATTGATTTCAGGCATCAAAATCAAAACCTAGAttatatgaatataattttacCGTTATTCCGACACGTGAACACTCTCATTCTATAGTTATTTAGTgtgtaaaagttaaaaaaaataaaatgtttaatgTTAATTACCATGAAGGATTTTGTAGATTTTTTTAGCAACTTGAGAGAAGTGAGGGGCACAAGCTAAAGCTTCTCTTGTGATACCATTAGAAAGATCCGAAAAAGTATCCAAGAATAACGGATCATCGGGTCGGATCAGGGTCGAATAGCTATCAAGCTCAATTAACCTCCTCGGGCATACGAATATCGATCCGAATTCCAATAGGACCCAATTTTGACCCGAATTTGAATACCTCATCTCCAAATCAAAGAACACAATCGGGTCGTGCTCTCCATCTATGATCATCTCCATTAATGTGGTCGAGTTAagctgagttgagttgagttgtgtAGTCGAGTCAAGCTGAGTTGAGCTGAACTTTCACAAATTTTAGACACACTAAgaatgtaatttttttgttgttgttagagATATATCACTCTTTTTAAGTGTTTATATAGATGCATGTATGTAGAGCTATGTGTCTGAATTATTGAACTTTTAAATGTGAACACAATATTctttacattttagttaaaaaaagaagaagatattctATCAggtttattttatgtttttaattagtctaacatgtaattttaaaaaataaaataaaattttgtgatattaaatgtaatattttataatatataatttattaaaatataatttagatttttatatttttagataaaataaatgacaatttttttgaaaccGACTAAAAAAAGGTTGAATTTTTTATGGTGGGGCAGTGTAATGTACTATGGTAACTttgcctctttttttttttccttttcaaaaagGCAGTCTTGAAGTAGTGTACATTGGAAGCTTAATTTAGCGTGTGACTTGAgagggtagttttgtcatttCATTGAAAAAACATGATTTTAGATTCGAGCCTGAATATAGAGTCGTCTCACCTTTGATAGAGAGTGTTTCATCTCCAATGGAGGGACTGGTTTTAAGATTGTTGTACACAACCTtgtaagaaattataaaaaaaaatgtattttcttcttatttagttAAGTGACTTTCTATTTCACCTGGCGTGAAGTTGGATTAGTCAAATCCCAAAGCGAATACAAAATATcgagtaaaaaaaatataaaaattacaatCTTAGTAGacaagcttcttaattttattgGTTATATATGTGTTgtcctttttttctttggttatatatgtgttgtcctttttttctttctttttccttttgtgtTGGCCATTATATTATCTCTTTAATAATCTTGATCTCACTGTCTTTAGTCATCAACTTATTATTCAAggttaagaaaatataaagttataataaaGACAAAAGAGACATGTAGTACTAAAAATAATTCCTAGGTTTATAGGataactttctttttttcttctgagTCGAGAGTCTATcggaaaaataatttctttattttatatataaggtAGAGATAAAGTTTATGTATATTTTATCCTTCTCGAATCACACCTATTACATtacactgaatatattattatttttaataaaaaatcttgAATTAAAGCTATATGTATGAAGTTATCTTTGTTAAAAAACAATTTACTCCAATATGAGATTTTTcgatacaaattaaaatttaattaagtcTCAATACAAGTATGGaacatcttctttttttttcttttcctcatGCAATAATTTCATGTTTCATACAAGTCCTAAGTTTGATGGCCATTGAGTCCATTCCAATTGGTTGAATAATGTCACAACATTCTCTTCTGTTACCATcctgtacaaaaaaaaaaagaagagaaggattatatatatatatatatatatatatatttttttttttttttttttttttaaaagtcacaAAAAGTACTCTTGGTGGCAAACTTTTATAATAAAAAcctcaatataaatattgaaaaagaatcatcaaagaaaatactattttaactctgcaaataataataataatataatataaagtctCATATTAAAGTGCTTATAattttgtggtctaaaataattcttcttctatttctatCCTATAGACTATAAAATTCCTTTTATTTTAGAGTTCGAAAAAGGGTCACATCAATTCAAGTATAGTTCGAACCTATAATGACAACCTATTCTTACACAAGCATTATTAGTGGCTAATTCCACAGCTCGAATTCACGAAGACAATCTATATGCGGTACGTACATCACCTATAGACAACTTCACTATTACTCTAAAGTTGTCCTTTCACTACAATGtaacaaataaagaattttgcggtaataatataattatcactatattatgtttttaacaacaataatattaatacaAACATTTATAACCAACACTCCATGTAAATGTCGTTAAAGATTTTAGTAGCAAAAAATATTGTcgttaaaaggaaaaaaatctaTTGCCACTAAATATCTCTTTTGATGTAATGTTGATCGGTCAATAAACACacacaaatacatatgtataatatactaaagaaaataagaaatatttttcttgaaacaGATTAAGACAAACA belongs to Solanum stenotomum isolate F172 chromosome 1, ASM1918654v1, whole genome shotgun sequence and includes:
- the LOC125853479 gene encoding protein NEN3-like, giving the protein MEMIIDGEHDPIVFFDLEMRYSNSGQNWVLLEFGSIFVCPRRLIELDSYSTLIRPDDPLFLDTFSDLSNGITREALACAPHFSQVAKKIYKILHGKIWAGHNIQRFDCVKIKEAFDGINRPSPEYRHLIDSLPLLNKWFGKRAGNMKLDSLAAYFEFEDQVHRSLDDVRMNLEVVKHCGSVLFLESIFPGIFPQASWISPNEVSIPSIYTIPASFYDGNNPKIRVMHDDRDLKLHCKRLNVRFGIRIFNDVNPRLTFVVDASFRLREVLDKCDVHVKKRYAECGGDSEWKHVVNRDYQNICLQLKARVLDDAIVEWETKIEIDHNGIYTNQRVESSNFDSEELERLFIPGMYVDAFFSFDTFDSKKAGINLVVDKLIIYH